GTTTTAGCGATTAGTTCCTTAGTTTGTTTCACTTTTTCAATCGCCTGGTGGATGAATTTCTGTCCACCGAATCCCGGATTTACCGACATGATCAAGACCAAATCCAGATCCGCAATCACATTTTCCAGAACGGAAACAGGTGTATGCGGATTCAAAGCAACTCCGGCTTTCATTCCTGCTTCGTGAATGGCTGAAATGGTGCGATGCAAGTGGGTACAAGCTTCGTAATGAACCGTCAGGATATCTACTCCGGCTTTCGCAAAATCCGAAATATACTGATCCGGGTTTACGATCATAATATGACAGTCGATTGTTTTCTTCGCTACCTTTTTCAATGCTGAAATAATCGGGAAACCAAAGGAAATGTTCGGAACGAAGACCCCGTCCATCACATCCACATGGAACCAATCGGCTTCACTTTGATTAATTAATTCGAAATCGCGTTCCAAATTCCCGAAGTCGCAGGATAGAATAGAAGGAGCAATAATCACTGACATATCTTTAATTTTTTTTGCAAAAGTACTTTTTAAATTATGAATTAAGTAATTATCAATTATTAAGTGAAAAGCCTGTTGATAATTACCGCATTCATAATTGATAATTTTAATTCACCTTCGGATAGATTTTCATCATTTTCAAATACTTCTCATCGCGGTCGTAAACATCCGGGAAGAAAAGCAGGTTTCCTTTTTCATTGACCACCACGGTGATGTAATCAACCTGGATCGGGATGGGTTTTCTCAACGGAATGGAAAAATGCTCGGCCCTTGCAATCAATGTATCCAGGGAATCACGGGTCATTTTCTGTTTATCGTCACGAGTCAGGATAAAACGCGCCAGTGAATCCGGCATGTCACAACGCATACAGCCGTGAGAATACGCGCGAATGTCTTTGTTGAAAAATCCTTTGGACGGCGTATCGTGAATGTAGACTCCGTATTTGTTATTGAATTCGAATTTCACCAAACCAAGCGCATTGTCGTTTCCGGGCTCCTGTCTGACTCTGAACGGGAAATTCTTTTCCTTGTAGCGTTTCCAGTTAATGGTAGTCGGGTCTACTTCCGTATCACCACGATAAACTTTGTAGTGATTCTTTGCCGCGTAATTGGAATTTCGCTGGATAGCCGGCAGGAATTCCTTGCTGGCAATGGATTGCGGCTGTGTCCAGTACGGCAAGGAAACGATCGCTCTCAATTTGGAGCTTAGCTGCGGCGTTTGGTTTTCCGGTTTTCCAACTACCACCCGGTGTTCTGAAAGCAAACTGTCGTTATAGAACAGGCGTAGTTTGTATTCCGGGATATTCACCCAAAGATATCTTTCCACCGGGAAAGGCGCGCGCCATCTCCAGCGTTCCATCGACAAAATAGCCCGGTGACATTTGTAACGCTCCGATTCATCCAGGGCTTTTCGTGTGTAAATCCCGATGACACCATCTGCCTTCAACCCATTATCTGCCTGCAAACGGCTCATGGCATCCCAGAACGATTCGTCATCGGTCTTTTTGGGGTCCAGGTATCCTTTATCGATCAGGGATTCTTCCGCCAATTCCAAACAACGAATGGAATCCTCCACCAAAGCAGGAACTTCAAAATGAATGGTCGACAATTGTTTTTTATACGCGTAACGGAACAATCCTTTTGCCAAAGCACGGTATTCCGGTCGTGCAGGCCCCATTTTAGCAAGCCAGTTTCCCCAATCCTGCACAGTGTCCATTTGTTGAATGGATCTGTTGAGTGATTTCAAATCAATCGATACGATTGGGCGGTAAGCACTGACTGCCGTATCCAAAAAACCCACTTTCAGGTCTTGCTGCAACTGCGCCAAACGTGCTGTCAGAACAAATTCCTGGATAATGGATGTAGTTGACAAGGAATCTTCCTTAAACTTAAAAGGCCTGTTGTCCGGCAATCCCAAAGCACATGGAAAATCAAGCAATTCTTTCCATTTCGTTCCTTTTTCCAGCAACATGGAGTCGTTTGCCCAAACCGGTCTGAAATCACGTGATTTATAAAAAGCGTAAACCGAATCTCTGATTCCTTCCGGAAGTTTCAACTTTGTTAATAAATCGGATTCGATAGCCAATGCAATCCGTTTTTTCAACGAAACTTTCTGGTCAAAAACAGGATCCGTTTGATCGATGTCTGAAGAACACCGGATTAGGGTGAAAGTGGCTGCAAATACAAGAAATAGTGCGAAAAGTCTGCTAATTTTCATGCGTGTATCAAAAAATAATAAGCAATTTTACTGCAAGATACTTATTCCCCCGAACATGGAGTCTCAATTTTATTCAACATACATTATTCTTGGTATCACGGTCATCGTTTCGTTAATCGGATTTAATAATCCCAATTTCCTGGATAAATTCCTCTTCCAGCCTTACAAAGTGCGAGAGGAAAAACAATACTACCGGTTTGTGACCAGCGTATTCCTTCACGGAGATATGCAGCACCTGATTTTCAACTGCCTGACCTTTTTCATCTTCGGGAAATACCTGGAACAGGAACTCCTGATCATTTACCGCGACCCGATAATGGTACAGGTAGTTTACTGGACACTGATTTTTGGTTCGATGATTACTTCCAGCATTTTCTCGTATTACCAGCACCGGTTCAATTATTCCTACCGTTCACTGGGATTGTCGGGAGTTGCCTGTGCGGTACTTTTCGCCATGTTTACACTGAAACCGGATATGGAACTCCGCAATTTGTTCCTTCCGATTCCGATCAAAGCATGGATTTACGGGATTCTTTACCTGGCATTCGAAATTTATTCCAATCGCAACCGGAGAACAAATATTGCACACGATGCACATATATCCGGTGCAGTTTTCGGGATTATTTTCATTTTAATTACTAATATTGAACAAGTGATTAAGGCATTTCAAAACCTACTTTAAATGAGCGATCAGGAATTATTCGTAAACAATAACGGTAAAATCATCAGTAACACAGGACATTCCATCACTGCGGGAAACCGTGGTTACACTTACGGAGACGGTCTTTTTGAAAGTATCCGGGTGATGAACGGCAAAGTATTGAACCTTTCCCATCATTTTTCCAGGTTGGCGGAAGGAGCAAAAGTCCTAAAAATGCGTTTGCCGGCTTTTTATACCACCGAATTTTTCCAGCAACAAATCGATGAACTGATCCAGCTGTCCAAAATTACGGAAGGTGCGCGCGTAAGGCTTTCAATTGACCGTTTAGGTGGAGGAACTTATCTTCCTGACACCAATGAAGTTAGCTATTTCATCGAAATCTATCCGATCGAGCACAATTTATTCGGGTTGAACGCCAAAGGACTGGAAGTAGACCTTTACCAGGACATCAAGAAAAACAAGAACATTCTTTCGAATTACAAAACAAAGAATGGCATTCTATACGTACTGGCCGCTATTTCTGCAAAGGAAAAAGGGCTGGACGATATGCTGATTACCAATGAGAACGGCCAGATCCTGGAAAGTTCGCACAGTAATATTTTCGTTGTCAGCAACGGCGTTTTATATACACCAAGTCTTTCAGACGGTTGTTTGGCCGGAACAATGCGCATGCAGGTGATTAACCTCGCATTGAAAAACGGTTTAAAAGTGTACGAATGCCCAATCCTGCCTTCCAATTTGCTGGTGGCGGATGAAGTATTCCTGACGAATGCCGTTCGCGGAATTACCTGGGTCGGCGGATACCGTACGAAACGTTATTTCAATACTACCGCCCGCAAAATCGTTGCTTTCCTGAACGAAGAATGGGACGTTTGATCCCGGCTTATTTTAACTGGAGCGGCGGTAAAGACAGCACATTGGCACTTTACAAAATTCTTCAGTCGGGGCAATTCGACATCCGGTATTTACTAACGACGTTAAACGCTGAAGCAGATCGTATTTCGATGCATGGCGTTCGCAGTGAATTGCTGGAAGCGCAGGCAGAATCACTGGGTATTCCAGCGAAAAAAGTTCATTTACCGGCCAGTCCGGATATGCAGGCTTACGAAGCTGCTATGAACACGGCAATCGGCGAATTGAAATCAGAAGGAATAGCTGACTGCATTTTCGGAGATATTTTCCTGGAAGACCTGAGAAATTACCGCGAGGAAAAACTGCGTGAAGTTTCCATTTCCGCTCATTTTCCGCTGTGGAAACAAGATACTACTGCGCTTGTGCGTGAGTTTATTGACCTGGGATTCAAAACCATCGTAGTTTGCGTGGATTCTTCCAAACTGGACGAATCATTTGCGGGAAGAACCATCGACCATCAATTCCTTGCGGATTTACCCGATCATGTAGATCCATGCGGCGAAAACGGTGAATTCCATACGTTTGTTTTCGACGGACCGATTTTTCAGAAGCCTGTTTCTTTTGAAAGCGGGGAGAAGGTATTGAAAACGTATACCGCTCAAAACAAAGAAGGCGAAACCACAGATTACGGATTTTGCTTCCAGGAACTTATCCCGGTTTAGGGTCTATTTCAAATTTAAAACAATTGTTTTCCCTGCTTATCAATGAAGAGCCAGTAGCCATTTTTTTTCACCAAAGCGGCTCCATCACTGAAACCGTATAAATTCTCATAGACTTCCGGAAACAGTTGTTTTCCTTTTAAATCTAAAAACTGTCCTTTCCCGCCAGCGATAACACCAAGAATTCCTTCACCGACCTGAATTTCATCGTAAATTGCCGGAATGATCAGTTCGCCTTTCTGATTGATGCAACCCCATTTACCTGCAATCCGAACCCGTGCCAGGCCATTGTAAAAACTATAGACATTCGGGTACTTCGGTTCAATAACCATCTTGCCTTTCTTATCAAGAAATCCAAAATTATCACCAACGATTACCGCTGCCAATCCTTCTTTAAAATTCGGATAGCCGTCATATACCAAGGGAACAACTTCTTGTCCCTTTGTATTGATGAACCCATACTTTCTGTTCAATTCAACCAAAGCCAGTCCTTCGCTGAAATAAAATATCTGGTCATATTTTGGCTGAAGGACTATATTTCCCTGCTTATCTATAAATCCTGTTTTTCCTTCAACCCTGATAGCTGCAAGTCCTTCATTAAAGGAGCCGATATGTTCACAGTTATGTAGAACAGGTTTTCGGTTATTCATTTTATCGACGATAAACCATTGGCCATTATCTTGAACGGTTGTTGTTTCCTCTAAAAACTCGTTGACCTGATCACATGTCACCGGAATAATCTCGTATCCTCTTTCATCAATAAAGCCCCATTTCCGGTTCAACTTCACCAATGCTCTTCCGTTTTGGAAATCACCTGCAAAATCATATCTGAATGAGGTAATTGCTCTGCCGGAAGAATCAATAAAAGCGATTTTTTCGCCATTTTTCACCTGTGCAAATCCATGGATAAAATCATGTGCATAATCGTATTGACAGGGGATGATATTGTTTCCTTTTTTGTCAATGACCCCGTACTTTTTATTGATCACCACCAATGCCCGTCCCTCCTTAAAGGAATACACATATTGATAGGACGCTAGTGGCCGCAGACTGTCGTATTCCGGAGCACACTCTATTTCATTGTTTTTGTTTGAAGCACCGTAAACAACGCTTTGAAACAGCACTAATAAAAAAAGCAGAAAGCCGGTTTTTCGGTATGAAAGCGTATACATCAGTTCGTTTAAAGTTTAGGGTTCTTTTTGCAAAACAAACAAAAAATAACGAACCATTACGTACAAACTTTATTCCGGTTTAGGCTTCTGTCTTGTACCGGTTCCTGTTTCCGGTTTGTCCGGTTTCGGATTTTTGATCTGTTCTTTCACAATTTTATTGGTGACTTCTTTCTTTTTCGTCCAGAATACCTTTTTCGGCAATTCATCACCCAACAAGAAGCCATAAGGCTCCAGGTTCGGAATGGCATCAAAAACAACTTTTATAATCGCGGTAATCGGAATAGCCAGGAACATCCCGGGAACTCCGGCAAGAGAGCCACCCACGATCACACACAAAATAGAAGCCAAAGCGTTGATTCGCACTTTTGAACCCACAATGCGCGGCAGAAGAATATTGTTGTCGATCAACTGCACCACACCGATTACGGCTATTACTCCTAAAACAGATTGCTGGATATCCGGGTTATTGGAAAGCGAGATCAAACAACTTAGTGCGTTGGCTACCAGGATACCCACATACGGGATAAGGTTCAGTAAAGCAACCAATAATCCCAAGAACAAAGCGTATTTCACCCCGATGATCCAAAGTCCCAGCGTTGTCAATGCGGCCACAATAGCAATTTCCAGCAACAATCCCAGGATATACATGCGGATAATGACTTTGATATCATTCACTACAATCTGCATTCTTTCCGCACTTTTAGCGGGAACCAGTTTCATGAGGAATGCCAGCAATAATTCGCGGTAGAATAAAAACAGGAATAAATAGAGTGGTACCAGAATAAAATTCACCAGCGCACCCGTAATTGTTCCGAAACTCTCCAGGGAAAACATGCTCCGGTTTTTCATGAGGTTTTCTTTGACAATCTTTTCCTGTTTGACGTTTGAAACATCGAATGTTTTAGCAATCCAATCACCAATATCGTGAATGACTTTCATCATATTCTTTTCCAAAGTGGGAAGATCACTGAAGAAATCCTTCAGCTGAAGGCCCAGCAGGAATATGATCCCGGCAAAAACAACAATGGCTATCGCGACAGTAAGAATCACCGAAAGTATTTTTGGAAAGTGCCATTTCTTTTGCAGGAAAGCGTCTATGGGCCGGATGAGCACTCCGAAAATAAAAGCTAAAATAACCGGGAATAAAATATCGCTTCCCAGGAAGATAATGGCGGCTATCACTACCAACAGCAGAATAGTGAAGATGCGTTTTTGGTAATTTACCTGCGTATTTTCCATAAAATGATCTTTACTTAAATATAGGCATATTCGGTTAGGGTGTACGATTAAAACCGGCGATAATCGATAACTTTATGATTCGTTATCATTTCAACTATGAAAAACCTGATTTTTATTTTGCTTTTAACACTGATTATTCATCGGGCGGGAGCACAAACCGATCCGTCTGATAAGATTGCCGCTATTTACTGTGAATGCAGCGAGGGAAAAGACCTGGACCCCGGAATCAAACTTCTCAAAAAATATGGAAAGGACATGCCTATTAAGGAGTTCGATGTTTTATCCGTTATGTATTATGATATCCAAGAGTGTGCAAGAAGAAAAATGGAGAAGCTGGGTCCTGAAATCGAACCATCTAACGAGAAAAAAATTTCCAGGCGTCTGAAAGCAACTTGTCCTAAAACGCGTGAATTTATGGAAGGTCTCAGACCAATCGCACGTGCCCGGGATTAGCCAATAGACTACGTGCTTATTTCAAGCGCAAGTGCATGGATATCTCGTCGTGGTAACGGCCGTTCTGCTTGAAAAAATCCGGAATTCTTCCATGCTCTTTGAAGCCCATTTTCCGGTACAGCGCCAATCCGGCTTCGTTTTCAGCATAAACCTGTAAAAACAGGATTTCCAATTCGGGATTGTTCCGTCCCCAATCGATTGCAGCGCCCAAGATGGCTGTTCCCAAACCGCAGGATTGCCATTCTTTGTGCATACCCATTCCGAAAACGGCCGTGTGACGCAGGATTTTTCGCTGATTGCCGTCCAGATTGATATTCGCCACCAGTTTTCCTTCATATTCCGCTACCAGGAACAAGCAATTGGAGCGCTCCACGTAGTTGGACAGAATCTGTTCTTCTTCCGCCATCGTTGGGTTGAACTCTCCTTCACTTAATGGAACGAACTCCGAGTCGTAGACAAATCCGTGCACAAATTCGATTACCCGCGGAGCATCGGCAACTTCAACATGGCGCAGCAGGACTTCCCGTCCGTCTTTCAATACAACTATGCGTGGTGAGAACTTCATGTTTTAAAATTACGAATTCCTGCTTACGAATTGCGAATCAGGACCCGGATGTAGAAGGATATGCATTTTTAATCAGGTATTCTCCCAGGAAGTAAGCACCGAAAGCTGTTGAAACGTGCCACAGCCAATGCGTTCCCCAGGGCATGAATGTTATTTCTATTTTTTCATCCAGGAAACGGAAGAGCAGGGCCAGAATGAAGAAACCGATTGCAGTGAACAAACGTCCGGAATTGCGGAATTTTGTTTTGCGCAGGAATAAGTAACAAGGCAGTAAAAGCATCCATCCACGGAAGAAATAACCGGCAGAAATGCGGTCCTGGCCTTCCAGTAACAACATGGACAGGAATGTGAGACCGAAGAATATGAGCAGTATCCAAAGCAACTGAATCTTTTTGGGAAGCACTTTCAGCCACATCCAGATGCTGATGCCCAACACCAAAACGATGATCGGAACGGCATCCATTAACAGCAACCACTTGGAAGCACGAAAAGCATGAAAAAACGTACTTCCTAGTCCGCCGATAACCAGCAAGGGACAGCAAAACCAGACAATGAATGCATATTGCGCATGTTTTCCGCGAAGCTGCCACAAAAAAATGAGCACCGGAACCAAAAAGGTCAGGGAAGACCAGGCGTTCCAGGGTTCAACGATAAACAACGACAGATCAACCGTTTCCCGGTAAACCGGGCCGTTATCCGGCACAGAAGTAATCGCTGCTAAAAAGGAATCAAACAAAATCAGAAGCTGACAATCAGCTTGGTAGATTCACAAGGTGTTTTTTGGCTCATCATGAAAGTACCCGAAAAAATCAGGCTGTCTGATTCGTCCAAAATACGGTAGGAATGCGTTTTGTTCTCTTTTTTGAACATTTGGTCCGTGTAAACGAAGTTTCCGCTTCCACAACCCGGATCGGCAGTATAGTGATCGTATGCATCGATGGTAGCAATTTCAACTTCATCCACGTACAATGTCAGTTCGTTGACACCATAAGCTAATAAATCATCGGCAGTTTCAGTATTGTACCAAAAGGAGTGCGTACCTGTGAATTTTTCCTTGGTACAACCAAGAACAGATACGACAAGGATGGATAGGAAAATTCCTTTTTTCATGTTTTAGAAGTTTTGTACAAATTAAACAAAAAGTTCTCAAAATGAATCAATTTTGTCCTTCGAATGAAAGATCCCTGGCCTGAATCGAATAAACCAAGTCATTCTGCGACTGATCATTCGTGACGTTTTCGGCTTAAAATCTTACATTAGCATTCCTAAAGAACCGAAACATGTGTCTAAACTTCCGATCAGTACTACTTTTTTGTAGAATTGCTGTTTCCAGTATGTGCTAACCGTTTGCTGATTGCGCCTATCATGAAAAGCCGTTCGAAGATATTGACCTTTATTTGTTTTGGAATCATCCTCATTTCCTTATTCCTGCCATTTTTTGAAGGCCTGGGAAGAAACGGAATTATTCCAACCGGATCGTTCTCCACGCTAAAGGTTTACGATTCGCCCGAATTTGGCCTTCGAATAACTGTTTTCAATGGTTTCGGATCTTTGTTTGCGCTTACAAATACATTTATAGCCATTATTCTGGTACTATCCCGGCTCTTCTTTCCAAAATCACTTCCGACCGCTGTTATTACGGCTTTGATATTCGCTGCTTCCGTGATTTTGCTCATGCGGAGTAACTCGGAAGAACAGGGAGTTGTGCTCACCGATGAAATGCTGATCGGTTTTTACCTGATGCTGATTTCACAGGTCATTCTCATTGCCCAATCCTTTACAACTGCCATTACCGAAGCACCGAAAGACCGGAGAGCCGATTCCGACATCCTGGATTTTTGAGGAAGGTGAGGATTAAGAGCTCAATGACTTAAGGGTTTAAGGGATCAAAGAGTTCAAATAAAGTAGTGATCAGTCACGACTGATCACTACGTTCAAATGGTTTAAAGGTCCAAACGTTTAAACCGGGCAAATTGTTGTTCCGGTGCACGTTCCCTGCATGTACCGGTATCCGCAGCTTGCATGGTGTGCATCACCGATAGCTGATAAATCAAAGGTTACGATCTTTTCAGTGATCTCTGCCATGCGGACAGGCAATAAAAGTTCTGCTTCAATAGCTGTGTATGGTTTCGCTACTGCACTTGAATCGATGTACATGAGACTTCCTACCGGCTGGTAATCGTATGCTTTCATCTCATTGAGCTTGTTTACGAAGGAAACAGGTAAGTCCGGAATGGTCTCCAAAATATCAATAAACTCGCTGTCGGGCGGCAAAAGCGGTACAATGTCCAGATAATTTTCATAGCGTACATCATTCGGGAACGTAGCATTATATACATTCACAAATTCGGTATTTCCGCAATTCGGGCCTGCAAAGGTGATTGTCTGAGTAATATTCAAACCGTAAGCATTCTTAAAATACATGGCTGCTATCGGGGCAATTCCACCACCTTTACTATGTCCTGTGATATAAATCGGCAGTGTTCCTTCCGGATCGAGCGCCTTGATCGCATCAACAATTCCACCTCTCAGTAAACCTAAAGCAAACAAAAATCCTTCATGCACTTCACCCGGAAGTTCTATATTACTGGTAGTAGGTGCCATGAAGTCTTCCAGCCAATCAAAAAAGGAGTCCCAATTTAAAGCAGGAGGAAGGGTTCCCCGAAATGCGACAATAATACTGTTTGCTGTTTGTCCGACAAGAGCCGCTTCGATCTGCTCTGCGGTTACCACATAAGGATCTACGACGAAACCAATGGCATCGTACTGATTTTGAAAAGGAGAATCCGTTCCCAGCGGATTGTACTGTCCGCTAGGATCAGTGGGAGTGATGGCATACGTGGATGCTGCGGCGCACAGCAGTTGGCATGGTAGCGATAATGTACTCATAATCAATAGTGTTTAGTTTGAACTGTTTTTTGAGGTAAAAGTAGCATCAAAGCCGAACATGGAACCAGATAAAAATATCTGATTTTTAAGACCAGCTCAGATTCGCATCTCCCGGGTTCTGAAACTTATCTTCCTCTTAAAACTCCCATGACGGCCAGGAACATTTCGGGATCTTTAATAGCTATCCGATACGCTTTATCCCGATCGTGGAATACTTCAAATGCGGTGGAAACCACTTCTGTGCTTCCGTGCTCATAATACTTGACGTTATAGCCGAAATAACCACCCATTTCTCCGGAAGCCGGCAAGTCGGTATCATAGCGCATTTCATCGCTTGAAATAACATAAGGAATCGTGAACGGGAAAATACGTTTCAAATCTTTGCCCTGTGACCTGTTGCGCATCAATTGCTGCAATTTGATCCAGCGCGGAGCTTCCGAATTGTTTTCCAGGTGGTGCCCGAATTCATGCATAATAATCCCTTTCGTTGCAACATATTTCCCCAGGTGGATCACTCCGCTGTTCTGATGAGCGCGCGTAAACCATCCGTCAACCTGCACATGGGCAGGGCCGGCGTGATTTAAAACAGCCGGTGATACGATGTCCCTGATCTGGGTCCAGGCATCCCTTACTTTCGGACGAATCCAGGTATCATCTTCATCGAAATCATTTTCCTGAGCGTCTAAAATTCCATCGTTGAGTGTTCTGCCGTTCCACACATCTTCATCATCCATTTGTTCCGCAAGGGGAATGCGGTAAATGAAATTCATCAGTTTTGGCTTGAGGTAGTTTTCCAAAATCCGCGAGGCGATATCCAAACTTACATTCGGGCTGTTCATTGTTTCCCGGATTGCCACCGCCAGCCTGAAATAGATTTCTTCCTGGGAAGCAGACTGGAAAGCTTCACTCAGTACCCGGTTCGCAATACTCGTCCCGATATCCAGGTCTGTTTGATCCGGCCCCAGCAAACCGGCTTTCGGAGTTTCATACTGAACACCTTCATCGCCTTCAAAACCAAAATCGAAATTCTGATCCTGATGAACCAGGTTTTTCAGGTATTCTTCGGCTTTTGCCTGATTCAGGACTTTCTGGTAAAAATATTTGGCTACGTTGGCCGCATTACTGTTTCCCCTAAGCTTTTTCTTAATTACCGAATCAAAGTACCCCGCCTCTTCAGCTTCAATGCTTTTTCCCAGTACCTTAGATTCGTTCACCGCTTCCCGAACCAATGCGATAGCGCCGTTTACTGCATTATTCAGACCGTCATTAAACGCAGGAAGTTGCTGTATCCCGAAATCGTGATCGCGCGCCTGCCGGTATAATCTCAACGCTATTACATCCGGATCAACAGCCTCTTCTATATCACTCTTGGTTTCCCGTCCGTGATCGGTATCCTTGCCAGCACGGTCAACGAGCATTTCCGACAAGGGCTTGGGTTTTACAAATTGAACAGGAGCAGTCTGTGCCGAATCCTGCAGTTTTTTCAGCTGAAGTGTTTCAGAGCGATTATCTTCAAACGAAACTGCTCCGTCTTTCTTTTTTTTAGAACCAAAAGAACTTTCCTGAACAGGAGCGGCAGTGCGTGTTTTTCGTTGTTTCGAGTGCATAGTTTACAGGTTTGTCAGTCTAAATATAACCAAAAAAGCACATGAAAAACGTTCAACATGCTGAATAAAAAGGAATTAAATCTTTCGTTCAAAAGCGTTTAATTTTTGATCGTAAAAATGTTATTTTTGTTTAGAAACGCTTTTTACAACAGGTTTTGAACAACTACATCAAAGATATCGACAGGCTCAAAGCTTTACTGGCTTATTCTGTCATTGATACTCCTTCGGAGGAATTTTACGATACGTTGAACAGTTTGGTGGCCACCATCTGTAATACA
The window above is part of the Fluviicola sp. genome. Proteins encoded here:
- a CDS encoding AI-2E family transporter, which encodes MENTQVNYQKRIFTILLLVVIAAIIFLGSDILFPVILAFIFGVLIRPIDAFLQKKWHFPKILSVILTVAIAIVVFAGIIFLLGLQLKDFFSDLPTLEKNMMKVIHDIGDWIAKTFDVSNVKQEKIVKENLMKNRSMFSLESFGTITGALVNFILVPLYLFLFLFYRELLLAFLMKLVPAKSAERMQIVVNDIKVIIRMYILGLLLEIAIVAALTTLGLWIIGVKYALFLGLLVALLNLIPYVGILVANALSCLISLSNNPDIQQSVLGVIAVIGVVQLIDNNILLPRIVGSKVRINALASILCVIVGGSLAGVPGMFLAIPITAIIKVVFDAIPNLEPYGFLLGDELPKKVFWTKKKEVTNKIVKEQIKNPKPDKPETGTGTRQKPKPE
- a CDS encoding lipase family protein, coding for MSTLSLPCQLLCAAASTYAITPTDPSGQYNPLGTDSPFQNQYDAIGFVVDPYVVTAEQIEAALVGQTANSIIVAFRGTLPPALNWDSFFDWLEDFMAPTTSNIELPGEVHEGFLFALGLLRGGIVDAIKALDPEGTLPIYITGHSKGGGIAPIAAMYFKNAYGLNITQTITFAGPNCGNTEFVNVYNATFPNDVRYENYLDIVPLLPPDSEFIDILETIPDLPVSFVNKLNEMKAYDYQPVGSLMYIDSSAVAKPYTAIEAELLLPVRMAEITEKIVTFDLSAIGDAHHASCGYRYMQGTCTGTTICPV
- the rpe gene encoding ribulose-phosphate 3-epimerase; protein product: MSVIIAPSILSCDFGNLERDFELINQSEADWFHVDVMDGVFVPNISFGFPIISALKKVAKKTIDCHIMIVNPDQYISDFAKAGVDILTVHYEACTHLHRTISAIHEAGMKAGVALNPHTPVSVLENVIADLDLVLIMSVNPGFGGQKFIHQAIEKVKQTKELIAKTGSKAIIEVDGGVNTETGKLLVDAGAQALVAGSFVFNSPDPKATISSLKQL
- a CDS encoding aminotransferase class IV; its protein translation is MSDQELFVNNNGKIISNTGHSITAGNRGYTYGDGLFESIRVMNGKVLNLSHHFSRLAEGAKVLKMRLPAFYTTEFFQQQIDELIQLSKITEGARVRLSIDRLGGGTYLPDTNEVSYFIEIYPIEHNLFGLNAKGLEVDLYQDIKKNKNILSNYKTKNGILYVLAAISAKEKGLDDMLITNENGQILESSHSNIFVVSNGVLYTPSLSDGCLAGTMRMQVINLALKNGLKVYECPILPSNLLVADEVFLTNAVRGITWVGGYRTKRYFNTTARKIVAFLNEEWDV
- a CDS encoding L,D-transpeptidase family protein, whose translation is MKISRLFALFLVFAATFTLIRCSSDIDQTDPVFDQKVSLKKRIALAIESDLLTKLKLPEGIRDSVYAFYKSRDFRPVWANDSMLLEKGTKWKELLDFPCALGLPDNRPFKFKEDSLSTTSIIQEFVLTARLAQLQQDLKVGFLDTAVSAYRPIVSIDLKSLNRSIQQMDTVQDWGNWLAKMGPARPEYRALAKGLFRYAYKKQLSTIHFEVPALVEDSIRCLELAEESLIDKGYLDPKKTDDESFWDAMSRLQADNGLKADGVIGIYTRKALDESERYKCHRAILSMERWRWRAPFPVERYLWVNIPEYKLRLFYNDSLLSEHRVVVGKPENQTPQLSSKLRAIVSLPYWTQPQSIASKEFLPAIQRNSNYAAKNHYKVYRGDTEVDPTTINWKRYKEKNFPFRVRQEPGNDNALGLVKFEFNNKYGVYIHDTPSKGFFNKDIRAYSHGCMRCDMPDSLARFILTRDDKQKMTRDSLDTLIARAEHFSIPLRKPIPIQVDYITVVVNEKGNLLFFPDVYDRDEKYLKMMKIYPKVN
- a CDS encoding diphthine--ammonia ligase, yielding MGRLIPAYFNWSGGKDSTLALYKILQSGQFDIRYLLTTLNAEADRISMHGVRSELLEAQAESLGIPAKKVHLPASPDMQAYEAAMNTAIGELKSEGIADCIFGDIFLEDLRNYREEKLREVSISAHFPLWKQDTTALVREFIDLGFKTIVVCVDSSKLDESFAGRTIDHQFLADLPDHVDPCGENGEFHTFVFDGPIFQKPVSFESGEKVLKTYTAQNKEGETTDYGFCFQELIPV
- a CDS encoding WG repeat-containing protein, with translation MYTLSYRKTGFLLFLLVLFQSVVYGASNKNNEIECAPEYDSLRPLASYQYVYSFKEGRALVVINKKYGVIDKKGNNIIPCQYDYAHDFIHGFAQVKNGEKIAFIDSSGRAITSFRYDFAGDFQNGRALVKLNRKWGFIDERGYEIIPVTCDQVNEFLEETTTVQDNGQWFIVDKMNNRKPVLHNCEHIGSFNEGLAAIRVEGKTGFIDKQGNIVLQPKYDQIFYFSEGLALVELNRKYGFINTKGQEVVPLVYDGYPNFKEGLAAVIVGDNFGFLDKKGKMVIEPKYPNVYSFYNGLARVRIAGKWGCINQKGELIIPAIYDEIQVGEGILGVIAGGKGQFLDLKGKQLFPEVYENLYGFSDGAALVKKNGYWLFIDKQGKQLF
- a CDS encoding GNAT family protein, producing MKFSPRIVVLKDGREVLLRHVEVADAPRVIEFVHGFVYDSEFVPLSEGEFNPTMAEEEQILSNYVERSNCLFLVAEYEGKLVANINLDGNQRKILRHTAVFGMGMHKEWQSCGLGTAILGAAIDWGRNNPELEILFLQVYAENEAGLALYRKMGFKEHGRIPDFFKQNGRYHDEISMHLRLK
- a CDS encoding rhomboid family intramembrane serine protease; its protein translation is MESQFYSTYIILGITVIVSLIGFNNPNFLDKFLFQPYKVREEKQYYRFVTSVFLHGDMQHLIFNCLTFFIFGKYLEQELLIIYRDPIMVQVVYWTLIFGSMITSSIFSYYQHRFNYSYRSLGLSGVACAVLFAMFTLKPDMELRNLFLPIPIKAWIYGILYLAFEIYSNRNRRTNIAHDAHISGAVFGIIFILITNIEQVIKAFQNLL